The stretch of DNA CAGCCAGTCCCCCGATGACTGAGTTGCTGCCGCCCCAAAGCCAACCGAGGCTGGGTAAGGCGAACGCACAGATTCCGCCGAACTGCTGCAATTTTCGGCTCGTGGGATTCCAGTCGATCTCGACAAGTTTCATCGGGCTGCCTGCTGTCAGTCCAGTTGGAATTGACCAAGGTGTTCGTTGCGTTCCGCTTCGCTCATCTGCTGAGGCTGTTGTGCTTTCAACAACACGTGCCGCCCAAGGACCAGCACATCCATATCGGTCGCCATAAAACAGCGGTACGCATCATCCGGCGTACAGACGATCGGTTCGCTGCGCACATTAAAGCTGGTGTTAATCAGCACCGGACACTCAGTCTTTTGATAGTAACACGTCAGTAGTTGATGAACCAGGGGATTGCGGTCACGGTCAACCGTCTGCACGCGTGCGGAGTAGTCGACATGCGTGACCGCTGGAATTTCTGACCGGCAAAAATTGAGTTTGTCGATTCCAAAGGCCTGTTCTTGTTCCGGACTGGGTGGAGTGCGGATGTCTGGGTGCACGGGGGCCACCAGCAGCATATAAGGGCTGTCTTCCTGGGGCCGCATTTCGAAATAGCGATCGACATACTCCCGCAGCACGATCGGGGCAAACGGGCGAAACGACTCGCGGAATTTGATTTTCAGGTTCATGAGGGACTGCATCTCCTGGCTACGAGCATCCCCTAAAATGCTGCGCCCCCCCAGCGCGCGGGGTCCGAATTCCATGCGTCCTTGAAACCAGCCGATCACGTTTTGCTGCGCGATCAATTCCGCGACTTCTTCGCAAAGCTGTTCATCGGAGTCACAGACTTCGTAAACTGCGTTGTGCTGGGACAACGTCTGCTGAATCTCGGCGTCGGAAAATTGCGGACCGAGAAACGAACCGTGCTGCTGATCGGGTGTGCTTGGTGTACGCGGCTTTTCCAGTAGTTGATGCCAGATGAACAGGGCTGTGCCCAAGGCGCCCCCGGCATCGCCGGCTGCGGGTTGAATCCAGAGGTTCTCAAACGGCCCTTCACGGAGAATCCGACCATTGGCCACGCAGTTTAAGGCGACTCCCCCGGCCAGAACCAAGTTCTTCAGTCCGGTCGTCTCATGAACGTGCTGCGCCATGCGGAGCATGACCTCTTCGGTGACCGCCTGCACCGATGCCGCCAAGTCCATCTCGCGCTGCGTGACCTCCGATTCCGCTTCACGCGGCGGGCCGCCGAAAAGCTTATGGAATTTTTCCGACGTCATCGTCAGGCCTTGGCAATAGTTGAAATAGCTCATGTCCATGCGAAACGAGCCATCCGCCTTTAAGTCCAAGACATGCCCCAAAATCCGATCCTTGTAGATCGGTTGTCCATAAGGAGCCAGCCCCATGACTTTGTATTCGCCGCTGTTGACGCGAAATCCGGTGTAGTAAGTGAAAGCGGAATACAGCAGGCCCAACGAATGTGGAAAGCGGATTTCGTTTGTTAGTTGGATATTATTGCCACGACCGACGCCGAAGCAGGTCGTCGACCATTCGCCCACGCCATCGATCGTCAAGATGGCTGCTTCTTCAAACGGTGATGGAAAAAACGCGCTAGCGGCGTGCGACTCGTGATGATCGGTGAACACAAACCGGCCCGCATAACGTCCCCCTAGACCGCGGTTCAGTTCGCGCGGTAGGTGTAGTTTCTGCTTGAGCCACAACGGCATGGCTTGTCGAAACGAGCGATATCCTGCGGGAACAAAGGCGAGATAGGTCTCCAACAGTCGTTCGAATTTGGTGACCGGTTTGTCATAGAAACCGACGTAATCCAGTTGTTCCGGCGTGATGCCCGCTTCGGCCAGGCAATAATCGACTGCGTTTTGAGGAAAGGCGAAGTCATGTTTGATGCGGGTGAAACGCTCTTCTTGCGCAGCGGCGACGATTTCTCCGTCGATGATCAGCGCAGCGGCCGAATCGTGATAAAACGCCGAAAGGCCCAGAATGGCGGTCATGCAAATCTCAATTCTGCCTGTGCTAGCCGGGATCAGGATTGCGGCGGAACCGCGCGAACGTCGGCACGACGGCAATTCATTTAGACTGAGGAAGCAGTTTAGCAAATGGAAGGTTAGTGAGTAATGCCGGTCATGTCACAAGAAGCCGGTCTTGGCAAAAACGTCTTACTTCATAGTGCCGACAATAGGCCATTGCGTTTTTTCGGTGGGTTGCGACAGCCAATATCGATCATTACAATTATTGATCAAATACCAGTAAAAATCGTTTGAATTGACAACTGGATTCGCGACCTGTTGAAAAGCCCCTCAGACAAAGGAACGCGACCCTCTCCTTTGTCCATTGAAGGCCTGGCCTGTTCCATCATGCGCAAGAACTTTGTGATCCGCCTGACAACCTTGTCCATCACATTGATGTTGGTACTGGGTTTGACTCAATCTGCTTTCAGTCAGGCCGCTCCCGCAGCAGATGACTCACCGGAAGTCAGGTTGACGCTGGAGGCCAACTCAAGGCTTGGCAGTTTCTCTTATGTGCCTGAGCAATGGGGTGAGTTTTTCCTGCGTCTGGAAAATGATGGAGACACGCCCAAGGAACTGCTTTGCACCAGCTATTTCGATGATGCCTCGACTCTGCAGTATGGCAGGAAAATCTGGCTACCTGCTCATTCCAAGTTAGTCCTTTCTCACCCGGCCTTGTTCCCCGCAGCGGCCACATTCTCCGGCAAGCGCGCGAATGTCACTTCTTTGCTGTTTGATCAGTCGCAGGGCAAAGAGGTTCTGCTCAAAAATCGTGCCGGTCTGCTTGAACACAAACAGGCATTGTCGATCACACCAGACGGGCGGAATACCGGAATTATCGCCGGATGGGATTCGGCCGGCGACGTGCCCAAAGAAGTCGTGGATTTGGTCATCGCAAACCGGGTCTACCAAGGACTCAACAATCGGGTCACTTTTCTGGCAGGTCAATTTCTGCCCGCTGAGGAAAATGGCCTGGATCACCTGGACCATCTGGTGATCGCCAACGATCGCCTTGTGGATGATTTGGCCGCTCTCACTGCTGTGCGGCGCTGGCTGCATTCCGGGGGACGGTTATGGATCATGCTCGATCGGACCGGTCCAGAGCTACTGGAACGGTTATTTGGTGATGAATTCCAAGGCTCGGTTGTGGATCAGGTCGGACTGACGTCGGTGCGGGTCGATGACCCGCCGTCGCTGCAAGTTCCCGAAGGAATCGTGGGGCAAAGCTTTGAATATGACGAGCCGGTTCAAATGGCGCGTGTCGACATTCCGGGCATGACCGTCTGGAACACCGTCAACGAATGGCCGGCCGCGCTGACTGGGACCTATGGTGAAGGACGCGTACTGATCACGACGCTCGGGCCACGGGGCTGGATGAAAGTGGCTCCTCCGCCGCCGCCCTTCAAACCAACAAAAACAATGAAAACGCCACCTCCCGATTTGGCCGAAAAGGTGGCGGAATATGCCCCGCACGGGCCGATGGAAGACATTGCTCCTTTTATCTTTGCCAAGCGCGATAACGAACCGCTTCCTCCAGAAGAGTTGGAAGTGTTCGCAAAAGAGTTCGTCTCCTACAAAGTCCCCTCGGCGACGCTGATTATTGGATCAATGTGCGGCTTCTTAATTCTTCTGGCTGCCGCCGGAGGTGGATTATGGAAAATGGGCCGCCTGGAACATTTCGGTTGGTGCGGTTCCCTACTAGCAATTATTTTTGCGATGCTGTTCTTCGGCGTGGGAATGTCGAATCGCCACGGAACCTCTGAGACAATTGCAGATGTCCAACTCGTACAGGCGATTGCCGGGACGGACGATGTTCTGTCGCATGGAGCCATCGTCGTCTATCGGCCTGAAGGGGGAGACGACCAGATCCAGACTTCCCAAGGGGGCGAGTTGATACCGAACCTGACCGGGGAAAGCGGAGAAACCTCGCGGATGGTGACGACCGATCTTGGGACGTATTACTGGGACGGACTGACTCAGCCGACCGGTTTAGCGACCTATCAATTCGTTGCGTCCAGCGAAGATGCCGATCGTCTCGAAGCACAAGCCACACTGGACGGGCAAGGGATTGTGGGCAAGTCTTCCGGCAAAATGTCCTCAGGCTCGGATGTAATGGTGGCGACGCGTCGCGGACGAATCAGCGCACAAATGACCGAAGGCGGCAACTTCACAGCGCGTGCAGACGACGTCTTGGAGCCGGACCAGTTCCTCAATGCCACTTTGCTGAATGACGTTCAGGATCGCAGACGGCGAATATTGCAACAACTCTTCAGCGATCAGCGCTGGCAATCCTCTCTGGATCAACCCCATCTCTTGGTCTGGGTCAATGACTGGGAGCATGGTTTTGAATTTGGAGAGAATTTGCAGCAGCAAGGAGACACGTTGGTCATAGCACCGCTGCAGTTCAGCCGCCCTCCTGCGGGGACTGACGTTGTCATTCCGTCACCGTTACTGGATTACGTCTCAACTCGCCCACCGGACGGTTCATCGCCCGCAGGTTTTTGGGACGATGGCCGACAAGAATGGCAGGAGCGTTCCAGCCTGAGTACAACATGGCTTAGCGTCCAGGTCCCCCCCGCCTTCCTGCCACTGGCGGCAAAAAAAGCACAGATCGAGATCGGTGTCTCGGGGCTCATGGGCCAGATTGAGATCCTGGGGGTCAAAGGCGAAGAAGTGGTTAGCCTACAAACCGTTACGGATCCCGTCGGTACGGTGGTGATTGATATTGACGACCCCGAGGCTTTGACGATTTCGGAAAATGGCGAACTCATCTTGGGGTTGAGCGCCGGTGTCCCTGAGGATGCCGCTGCTGCCGATGCCAATTTTAATGCGGACACACCTGCCAATTCCTGGAAAGTCCATTCGCTTTCATTGCGACTCTGGGGCACTACATTAGACTCAACAAATGAAGAAGACTGACGCATGAATGCGAAAGCATCGCCTAAAAAATCCGGCGAAAAGCCCGTTCTCGACATTAAAAACTTGACGAAACGGTATGGTTCCTTCACGGCACTCAATGATTTGACCCTCTCCTTGAATGCGGGCCAGATCCTAGGTGTCATTGGTCCCAACGGCGCGGGCAAAACGACCACAATCAAAATCCTGGTGGGGCTCAGTCGCCCGACGTCGGGAACCGCCACGATTGATGGCGTGGATTGTGTCGAGGATGCCCGAGAGATGAAGCGACTAGTCGGATATATGCCCGACAAATTCGGTTCCTATGACAACATGCGCGTCAGCGAGTACCTTGACTTTTTCGGTGCCGCCTTCGGGATGTCCACCGCGCAGCGTTCCTCGCGGATCAAAGACGTCATGCAAATGACGAATACCGAATACATGAAAGATCGGTTCGTCGAAAGCCTCAGTCACGGTATGCAGCAACGTGTGGGTCTGGCCCGAACGCTACTGCACGATCCCAAAGTCTTAATCCTGGACGAGCCCGTCAATGGTCTCGACCCACAGTCACGCATCGAAATGCGTGACCTGCTCATCGAATTGGCTGGGCAGGGAAAGACTTTGATGGTCACGAGCCATATTCTGCCGGAGCTGGCGCGTATTTGTCAGCAGGTCGCGATTATTACCAACGGAACCTTGCGGGCATTTGGGTCGGTCGATGACATCGGCAGTCTCGTCAGCCAGCAACGTACGGTCGAAGCGCACCTTCTGAAGGCAGGGGACGTGAAGTCGGCTGCTAAAGTCATCCGGGCATCCATCGAAGAGGGAGCCGAAGTGGTTGAGTCCGCCGCCGAGTCGATCGTTCGCTTTCGGACGGCGGCGACCGAAGAAAAACTCGCCAAACTGTTAGTCAAACTATTCAAGGCTGGTGTCTACGTGAGCCAGTTTCGTGAAGTTCAAACGGACCTGGAAGAAGCGTTTATGTCGTTCACATCGACTCCGCCCAGTTCTGCGACAAAGAGCCCTGCTGGAGTAACGTCAGATGTTTAGTGCGGTGTTGAGGCGAGAGTTGGTCACGCCGCTGCGTCGCCGACGGATGATTGTTTTTCAGATTGCGGTAGCGACGCTATTTGCCCTGTTGATTGCCGCCCGCTGGCCAACCGACGGACAAGTCGCTCTGCTAGGAGCGCGCTCACAGCAGATTTTCCGCTTGTTCGGATATGGGCTGATGGCCACGCTGCTGTTATTGCTGCCGGTGTTTCCTGCAGCAAGCATCGTGAGTGAAAAGATCAGCGGCACACTCGGTCTGCTGTTCAATACTCCGTTGGGCCCCATTCGGATCTTCGTTGCCAAACTGCTGGCGTCGTTGTCATTGGCGGGCATGATTCTCGCGATGAGCCTCCCAGCTGCAGGAGCCTGTTATTCGATGGGCGGCCTGTCGCTGTACGAAGAGATCGGAAAGGTTTACCTGTTGCTCCTGCTTGTGGCGCTGCAGTACACGGCCATCGGCTTGCTCGTGAGTAGTTACGCGCAATCGGTCGACTCTGCGATTCGCATCACCTATGGCATTGTGCTTGTGACATGCGTTTTGACATTAGGCCCCCACTATTTCTTCCAAGGCACCGAAGGCAGCTTGGCCAGCTTTGGCGAAATGTTACGAAGCATGTCCCCCTTGGCTGCACTGACGTCGCTCACAGGTGCGGCGGATATCGGCGGCAAAGGCTTGATGACAAAGACAAACGTCATGGGACAATTCACAGTCTGGTCGCTGCTTTGCACAGCGGTGACGTCGGCCTGGACGATCAGTCGTCTGAATCACAAAATCTTCGACAAATCGCGGGCCTCCGGAACGATGAGCGATGACCTCTCCAAGTCCGGCCAGCTCGTACGGAGAATATTTTTTCTGGTGGATCCTCAGAAACGGTCCCGGCCCATCCCCTTGTTTCTCAATCCCGTGATGGTCAAAGAATTTCGCTGTCGAAAATTCGGGCGACTGAACTGGCTCCTGCGACTGGTGGCCGTCTGTGCGATGCTCTCCTTGGGACTCACATACGCGACGACCGCCGGCACGACTGACTGGGGCGTCGAAACAATTGGCGGCATCATGGTTGTGATGCAAGTCGCATTGATCGTCCTGATCGCGCCTAGCCTCTCTGCCGGGCTGCTCAGTACGGAACGCGAATTCGGCAGCTGGCAATTGCTACAGACGACTCCCCTGTCCATGACCCGCATTATTTGGGGCAAACTGCTCAGCGCCATTTTGCCATTGATGCTCCTGCTTTGCGCCACCATGCCGGGATATATGGTGATTGCCTACATCGAACCGGGAATGAGCCTGCAGGTCCAGCGCGTCATTGTTTGCTTGGTGCTCACCGCATTTTTTGCAATGTCCTGCAGCGCAGCTGTCGGCTGTTTTTTCCGCCGCTCTGCCGTTGCAATCGCCAGTGCCTACGGAGTTTTGCTCTCCATCTGTTGCTTGCCCTTATTGGTCTGGATGGGCAAAGACGCCCCGTTTGGGCATCGTGTTGTAGAAACGGCTTTATCTTTCAGTTCGATCGCTGCTGCCTTTTCAGCGATCAGAATGCCAGGCTTTGATAACTACGATCTCATTCCCGCAAACTGGTGGTTTATGGGAATTGGATCGCTAATATCTTTGATTGTGTTGCCTGCCTGGGCCTATCATATTTCAAAACCCCAGTGAGCGACCTTGCATGTGTCATTACCGCCGGCTGAAATTGCTTTGTACAACGGCTTGGCTTTTTGCCTCTCTTTGTTGTGCCGGGCAAGTTGCCTTTGCTGAAATCCAAACCGATTTCCTGATGGATTCCGATCCGGGGCTTCAAATCCCCGAGCCTGTCAAAGATATCCATCCCAATCTGACGACACTATGGTTGGAGGCCCTGAATCGCCCCGAGACCGACATGCAGCGCATGGCAGCTGAGTCGATTGCTCGCGCGACTCAACGGGACATTCCGGGTCTAGACAAAGCAGTGCCCCGGCTAGAGGAAATCCTCGTGGCTGAGGAATCGCACCCTGCCGCGCGCTATGCGGCGGCTCGCGCATTGATCGCGCTGGACTCACGTGCTTCGAGTGACAAGTTGCTTGAAACATCTCAGTCCCACGGCGCCGACCTGCGGCAACTCATTGAACCTGCCCTGGCCGCCTGGGAGAATCCCGCAGCGAAAACGGTCTGGATGGAGCGTCTTGCCGCGAAGGAAACAGGCCCACGCAACCTGATTCTAGCGATGCGTGGGTTGGCTGAACTCCAAGACCAATCCGCGTTGCCTGATTTGGTCGCGATTGCCAACGACCTGACACGCACTTCGGCCGTACGCCTGGAGGCAGCAACAGCAGCAGGAAAGATCGCAGAATCCGGTCTCGAACAAGATGCGGAGCGTCTTGCCGGCAATACCAGTGGCCCACGGTTCATCAATCAATTGTGCGCCATTCGCCTGCTCGCTGGTCATTCGAGTGCAGGGGCCAAGACACTCATCACTGAATTGGCCGGACATGACGAGCCAGCGGTTGCTGCAGCTGCACTGCAACGGTTGAACGAAATCGATCATGCCCTGGTGCTCCCCTTGGCAGAAAAAGCGATGCAGAGCCCCGATCCGGAAGTCCGCCGGCAGGGAGCGCTCTGCATGCTGCAGCTTCCGTCGGTCGATCACATTGTACCGCTCAGCAAATTATTGGCGGACCCGCATCCCGGAGTTCGCAGCGAAGTCAGTGAGGGCCTTTATAAGCTTTCTGAAAAACCGGACCTGAACGAACCGATTCGCGCAGCTGCGATGCAGGTCCTCGCCGGAGACCGCTGGCAAGGACAGGAGCAAGCTTCATTATTGCTGGGAGCCCTCGAACACAAACCGGCAGCTGATCGGTTCATTGAATTGATGGAATCTCCACGCGTGGAAGTCCGGCTTCCCGCCACCTGGGCACTCCGCAAAATAGCGGTCCCAGAAACCATTCCCGCCCTGATTGCCCAAGGCTCAGAACTAACCCAACGCCGCAGAATCACCAATCAACCGGGCATGGATGAGCAGGTGGCCCATCTGTTTGAAGCGCTGGGCGTGCTCAAGGCAGAGGACGCCACGCCGCTGCTGCTTCAGTATGTCCCCAAACGCGTCCGGATGAATAATCTTTCGCGAGGCTCTGCGATCTGGGCCCTGGGTCAGATCAACGAAGGGAGCCCCAATGAACAGCTCGAAGAGGCGCTGATCGAGCGAATTTATGACTTTGCCCCCCAACCGAGTGAAGTCAAACTCGTCAAGGAAATGTCCGCCATTGCACTAGGCCGTATGCAGGCGGTCGACCAGGCCCAGATGCTACGGCGTTTTGCTCTGGATGATTCACAATTTGCCTCATCAGGCAGTGACGATTCGAACATGCGATTTCGGATGGCTCTCATCTGGGCGGTCAAGGAGTTGACCGGTGATGAACTCCCTACCCCCAAACCCAATACCATTGGACAGGGAAATTGGTTCTTAGAACCGCTTCCCTAAATACATGCGGATTGAATTTGGCCAGCCTACTATTTGAGAATCTCACTTCAGATTCCATGTGGAATGGATTAGGCCGTACACAAAAAAACGACCGAACGTCAAGTAGGCCTTCAAGAAGCTGCATTCGACTTTGAGCCGACTAATTCACCTGCTTGATATTGCATGAATTTTGAATGTAATGACCCGTATGATTTTGAAAGGGATGCAGATTTATTGCGGGGAGCTTTTTTTTGATTTTGACGACAATTCCAGGAAATCACTTGACTTTCAATCCTCGATTCGACATCCTAGGTTACTTCACGATTTTTTCTTTTCCCTGGCATAACTCAGCAACTCCTCTATGGTTTAGCTAGTTTTGCCCAGATCATTTCTCGAAAATTCAAGCTTTTATAGCCATCGATACTCGCCCGACTTGAATGGCCTTATCAAGTTCTGGTCAACCAAGTGATAGTAGATCTCGCAGTGGCTTTTGCGGTGCCCTGGGTAGTGAATAGAGAGTTCGGTTTTTTCTTTTTTTATTCCAAGTCCTGTTCGGGCAAAATTCACGGTTGTAAACGTCGCCCCAGTTAGGTCACTGCACAGCTTGGTTACAGGCGACAAGTTGTTTTTTTTCTGTTTTTCTGTTCTTTTCCCAAAGGGGAACACTTTATGATGACACCTTCGAATCCGAAATTACGAAGTCGGCAACGAGCGTTTACGCTCATTGAGTTGCTGGTGGTGATTGCGATTATTGCAATCCTCATCGCGCTGCTCTTGCCTGCTGTACAACAGGCCCGTGAAGCGGCCCGTCGGACAGCTTGCCGCAACAACGTGAAGCAAATCGGTCTTGCATTCCACAATTATCACGACGTGTTTGGGCGTTTCCCGGCGGCTTTCTCAGCCAACGCTGGAGACTCGATCTTTGACATTGGTGAAGGTCCCGGTCCGCGGGATGACATCGATGTCGACAGTAACATCCATACTTGGGTCGAACGCATTCTGCCCTACATGGATCAAGGCAATGTCTACGAAGGTATTAGCTTCGATACCATGATGGGTGCTTTGAACCCGGATGGTACGGGCATTCCCACATGTGTTGGTGTCAGCACCAAGGGCGGCAACGCTTCTGGTGTCTGGACACGAGCTCACGCTCCGGCAACCTTGAATGCTGTTATCCCGGCATTCATCTGCCCGACCGCTCCTCACCCCTCCAACAAAGTTGCTCCTTATCAGGACGACTGGTTGGGCGACGGTTATGGTGCTGTGGTTTATTACTCAGCTGGTGCCTTGGATTACACCGGTATTGCTGACTGGTTGTCGTCCGACTTGAACGGCGGTCAAGGTATCCTCGACATCGAGCACGATGTGGGCGATGCCGGATCCGACGGTATCAAAATCGGTCAAATCGTCGATGGTACGTCCAACACGTTCATCCTCGGCGAAAAATCTGCTCCGGATTCAAAAGAATGGGTTCAGGGCAAACCGCTCCAAGACATGTCTGACGAACAGTTCGGTCTGATGGGTCCTTCATGGACAGACTGGCAGTGGAGTGTCGGACACTTCTGGCGTGGTCTGACTCCCGGAAGCTGTAATGGGGACTACCCCACGACATGCCCCGGCGGTCGGTCAAACGGTACCTGCCTGATTAAC from Symmachiella dynata encodes:
- a CDS encoding HEAT repeat domain-containing protein; this encodes MDSDPGLQIPEPVKDIHPNLTTLWLEALNRPETDMQRMAAESIARATQRDIPGLDKAVPRLEEILVAEESHPAARYAAARALIALDSRASSDKLLETSQSHGADLRQLIEPALAAWENPAAKTVWMERLAAKETGPRNLILAMRGLAELQDQSALPDLVAIANDLTRTSAVRLEAATAAGKIAESGLEQDAERLAGNTSGPRFINQLCAIRLLAGHSSAGAKTLITELAGHDEPAVAAAALQRLNEIDHALVLPLAEKAMQSPDPEVRRQGALCMLQLPSVDHIVPLSKLLADPHPGVRSEVSEGLYKLSEKPDLNEPIRAAAMQVLAGDRWQGQEQASLLLGALEHKPAADRFIELMESPRVEVRLPATWALRKIAVPETIPALIAQGSELTQRRRITNQPGMDEQVAHLFEALGVLKAEDATPLLLQYVPKRVRMNNLSRGSAIWALGQINEGSPNEQLEEALIERIYDFAPQPSEVKLVKEMSAIALGRMQAVDQAQMLRRFALDDSQFASSGSDDSNMRFRMALIWAVKELTGDELPTPKPNTIGQGNWFLEPLP
- a CDS encoding carbamoyltransferase; translated protein: MTAILGLSAFYHDSAAALIIDGEIVAAAQEERFTRIKHDFAFPQNAVDYCLAEAGITPEQLDYVGFYDKPVTKFERLLETYLAFVPAGYRSFRQAMPLWLKQKLHLPRELNRGLGGRYAGRFVFTDHHESHAASAFFPSPFEEAAILTIDGVGEWSTTCFGVGRGNNIQLTNEIRFPHSLGLLYSAFTYYTGFRVNSGEYKVMGLAPYGQPIYKDRILGHVLDLKADGSFRMDMSYFNYCQGLTMTSEKFHKLFGGPPREAESEVTQREMDLAASVQAVTEEVMLRMAQHVHETTGLKNLVLAGGVALNCVANGRILREGPFENLWIQPAAGDAGGALGTALFIWHQLLEKPRTPSTPDQQHGSFLGPQFSDAEIQQTLSQHNAVYEVCDSDEQLCEEVAELIAQQNVIGWFQGRMEFGPRALGGRSILGDARSQEMQSLMNLKIKFRESFRPFAPIVLREYVDRYFEMRPQEDSPYMLLVAPVHPDIRTPPSPEQEQAFGIDKLNFCRSEIPAVTHVDYSARVQTVDRDRNPLVHQLLTCYYQKTECPVLINTSFNVRSEPIVCTPDDAYRCFMATDMDVLVLGRHVLLKAQQPQQMSEAERNEHLGQFQLD
- a CDS encoding ABC transporter permease codes for the protein MFSAVLRRELVTPLRRRRMIVFQIAVATLFALLIAARWPTDGQVALLGARSQQIFRLFGYGLMATLLLLLPVFPAASIVSEKISGTLGLLFNTPLGPIRIFVAKLLASLSLAGMILAMSLPAAGACYSMGGLSLYEEIGKVYLLLLLVALQYTAIGLLVSSYAQSVDSAIRITYGIVLVTCVLTLGPHYFFQGTEGSLASFGEMLRSMSPLAALTSLTGAADIGGKGLMTKTNVMGQFTVWSLLCTAVTSAWTISRLNHKIFDKSRASGTMSDDLSKSGQLVRRIFFLVDPQKRSRPIPLFLNPVMVKEFRCRKFGRLNWLLRLVAVCAMLSLGLTYATTAGTTDWGVETIGGIMVVMQVALIVLIAPSLSAGLLSTEREFGSWQLLQTTPLSMTRIIWGKLLSAILPLMLLLCATMPGYMVIAYIEPGMSLQVQRVIVCLVLTAFFAMSCSAAVGCFFRRSAVAIASAYGVLLSICCLPLLVWMGKDAPFGHRVVETALSFSSIAAAFSAIRMPGFDNYDLIPANWWFMGIGSLISLIVLPAWAYHISKPQ
- a CDS encoding DUF1559 domain-containing protein produces the protein MMTPSNPKLRSRQRAFTLIELLVVIAIIAILIALLLPAVQQAREAARRTACRNNVKQIGLAFHNYHDVFGRFPAAFSANAGDSIFDIGEGPGPRDDIDVDSNIHTWVERILPYMDQGNVYEGISFDTMMGALNPDGTGIPTCVGVSTKGGNASGVWTRAHAPATLNAVIPAFICPTAPHPSNKVAPYQDDWLGDGYGAVVYYSAGALDYTGIADWLSSDLNGGQGILDIEHDVGDAGSDGIKIGQIVDGTSNTFILGEKSAPDSKEWVQGKPLQDMSDEQFGLMGPSWTDWQWSVGHFWRGLTPGSCNGDYPTTCPGGRSNGTCLINCGNKWNFYSFHTGGAFFLFADGSVQFLSQSTERNTLLNLHAFNDGATTGEF
- a CDS encoding ABC transporter ATP-binding protein, producing the protein MNAKASPKKSGEKPVLDIKNLTKRYGSFTALNDLTLSLNAGQILGVIGPNGAGKTTTIKILVGLSRPTSGTATIDGVDCVEDAREMKRLVGYMPDKFGSYDNMRVSEYLDFFGAAFGMSTAQRSSRIKDVMQMTNTEYMKDRFVESLSHGMQQRVGLARTLLHDPKVLILDEPVNGLDPQSRIEMRDLLIELAGQGKTLMVTSHILPELARICQQVAIITNGTLRAFGSVDDIGSLVSQQRTVEAHLLKAGDVKSAAKVIRASIEEGAEVVESAAESIVRFRTAATEEKLAKLLVKLFKAGVYVSQFREVQTDLEEAFMSFTSTPPSSATKSPAGVTSDV